The Aureimonas mangrovi genome contains the following window.
CGGAAGCTTGCGAGTACTACCTCTGCGGCCCGCCGCTGATGATCGAGGCCGTCTACGCCATGCTCGACGAATGCGGCGTGGAGCCTTCCGCCATCTTCAACGACGATTTCGGGATCTGACGGAATGAACCGACGCGCCCTTCTCCTTGGTGCCGGTGCCGCCGGCCTCGTTGCCGCGCTTCCGCGCGCAGCCGCCGCCGATGGCTCGACCCTTCACGGCCGTGCCTTCGGCACACGTTGGCGGGTGGTTCTGGCGAGCGCGTCCGAGCCGGATCTTCGGCACGAGATCGAGGCGATCCTCGATGCGGTGGACGGGTCGATGAACCCCTTTCGGCCTTTATCCGAGATCAGCCGCTTCAACCGCTCGCAGGCGGCGGGATGGCACGGCGTCTCGCAGCCCTTCGCCCATGTCGCGGGCGCCGCCCTCGATTGCGCCGCCGAGACCGCTGGTGCTTTTGACCCGACCGTCGGTCCGGCAGCCAACCGCTTCGGCTTCGGCCCGATCGAGGGGACGCGGGTCGGCGCCTTTCGCGAGCTTGCGGCTGGAAGCGGAGCGATCCACAAGAGTGACGGCTCGCTGTCGCTCGACCTTTGCGCCATCGCGAAGGGCTATGCGGTGGACCGGGTCGCAGCCCATCTTGCTGATCGTGGCCACGCCGACTTCCTCGTGGAGATCGGCGGCGATCTTCGCGCAAGCGGCCGCTCGCCTGCCGGCCGCCCCTGGCAGCTCGGCATCGAGGATCCGCTGCGAGGTGGCGTCGCCCATCTGGTCCGGCTCGATGCTGAGGCGCTGGCCACCTCCGGCGACGCGGTGAACAGCTATACGCTGGCCGGACGTCGCTACGGCCACCTGATCGACCCCGCAACGGCGCGCCCGGTCGCGAACGACGTTGCCTCCGTCTCGGTGATCGCTCCCGACGCGACGAGGGCCGACGCACTCGCCACCGCTCTTCTCGTGATGGGGCCCGAACGGGGCCTCGCCTTCGCGAACGCACGCGCCATCCCCGCTCTCTTTCTCCTGCGCGAAAAGGAGACGCTTGTCTCCCGCGCGAACGCGCCTTTTGCCGCGCGTCTCCTCACCTGACGGGGCGTGAAATTCATGCACACCATTCTTCTCGCGGTGCTTCTTGTCTTCCT
Protein-coding sequences here:
- a CDS encoding FAD:protein FMN transferase, producing MNRRALLLGAGAAGLVAALPRAAAADGSTLHGRAFGTRWRVVLASASEPDLRHEIEAILDAVDGSMNPFRPLSEISRFNRSQAAGWHGVSQPFAHVAGAALDCAAETAGAFDPTVGPAANRFGFGPIEGTRVGAFRELAAGSGAIHKSDGSLSLDLCAIAKGYAVDRVAAHLADRGHADFLVEIGGDLRASGRSPAGRPWQLGIEDPLRGGVAHLVRLDAEALATSGDAVNSYTLAGRRYGHLIDPATARPVANDVASVSVIAPDATRADALATALLVMGPERGLAFANARAIPALFLLREKETLVSRANAPFAARLLT